A single Rhodothermales bacterium DNA region contains:
- a CDS encoding acyl carrier protein: MSEIKSKVFAIVADKLGVEEENITIESSFINDLGADSLDTVELIMEFEKEFDVTIPDEDAEKISTVGHAVDYLKEKTS, encoded by the coding sequence ATGTCCGAGATTAAATCCAAAGTCTTCGCCATCGTCGCCGACAAGCTGGGCGTTGAGGAAGAGAACATCACCATCGAGTCCTCTTTTATCAACGACCTCGGCGCAGACTCACTCGACACGGTCGAGCTCATCATGGAATTCGAAAAAGAATTCGATGTCACGATTCCAGATGAGGACGCCGAAAAGATCTCCACGGTCGGGCACGCCGTTGACTATCTGAAAGAAAAAACGAGCTGA
- the metK gene encoding methionine adenosyltransferase, which yields MAYLFTSESVSEGHPDKVADQISDAILDALLAQDASSRVAVETLVTTGLVMLSGEVTTSAYIDVQQIARDVIRDIGYTDPRLRFDSDSCGVLSSIHEQSADISQGVTEGAGLHAEQGAGDQGMMFGYASRETDELMPMTLVFSHGLVRELAQIRKHTNLMPYLRPDAKSQVTIEYEDDRRTPRRVHTVVVSTQHDEEVSQKRIYDDVREILLPRVIPAELIDKDLILHVNPTGRFVIGGPHGDTGLTGRKIIVDTYGGRGAHGGGAFSGKDPSKVDRSAAYAARHVAKNLVAAGLADEVLVQIAYAIGVAAPVSIDVSTYGTGVVSDTQLVQLVRETFDLRPTSIIRQLDLLKPKYRQTAAYGHFGRSEFSWEALDRVDSLKRAAAQLA from the coding sequence ATGGCCTACCTGTTTACCTCTGAATCTGTATCCGAAGGACACCCGGATAAGGTTGCCGACCAGATCTCCGACGCCATCCTCGACGCGCTGCTCGCCCAGGATGCCTCCAGCCGCGTAGCCGTCGAAACGCTCGTGACGACCGGCCTGGTGATGCTCTCGGGCGAAGTGACGACGAGCGCTTACATCGACGTGCAGCAGATCGCGCGCGACGTGATCCGCGATATCGGCTACACGGATCCGCGCCTCCGGTTCGACTCGGATTCGTGCGGCGTCCTGAGCAGCATCCACGAGCAGAGCGCGGACATCAGCCAGGGGGTGACGGAAGGGGCCGGCCTGCACGCCGAGCAGGGCGCCGGCGACCAGGGCATGATGTTCGGATACGCGTCCCGCGAAACGGACGAACTGATGCCGATGACGCTGGTCTTCTCGCACGGCCTCGTCCGCGAACTCGCCCAGATCCGCAAACACACCAACCTGATGCCCTATCTGCGCCCCGACGCGAAGAGCCAGGTCACGATCGAATATGAAGACGACCGACGCACCCCCCGGCGCGTGCACACGGTCGTCGTGTCGACCCAGCACGATGAGGAGGTGTCTCAGAAGCGGATCTATGACGATGTGCGCGAGATCCTCCTTCCGCGCGTCATTCCGGCCGAGCTGATCGACAAGGACCTCATCCTCCACGTCAACCCGACGGGGCGCTTCGTCATCGGCGGGCCGCATGGCGATACCGGGCTGACCGGGCGCAAGATCATCGTGGATACCTACGGCGGCCGCGGCGCGCACGGCGGCGGCGCCTTCAGCGGCAAGGACCCCTCGAAGGTCGACCGCTCGGCGGCCTATGCCGCGCGGCACGTGGCGAAAAATCTCGTAGCCGCCGGCCTCGCCGATGAAGTGCTCGTCCAGATCGCCTACGCCATCGGCGTCGCCGCCCCGGTGTCGATCGACGTGAGCACCTATGGCACAGGAGTTGTTTCTGATACACAGCTGGTGCAACTGGTTCGCGAGACGTTCGATTTGCGCCCGACATCCATCATTCGTCAGCTGGATCTGCTTAAACCGAAATACCGCCAGACAGCTGCATACGGTCACTTTGGTCGTTCGGAGTTCTCCTGGGAGGCGCTCGATCGGGTGGACTCGCTGAAGCGGGCCGCCGCGCAGCTTGCCTGA